GTTGTTCTGCTCGGCATCGTAGCGGTTGACCAATAAACCGTTAATCAGCAAAGCATACTTCCCATCTCCGGCAAACCGAATGAAGGCACGGGAAAACTGATGTTGTGGTATCTGCCAATCACTTCTCAGCCACACTTCTCCTTGGGTACTTTCAATTCCAGTAATCCAATTTCCCCCTAAGAAGCGATCGAATAGTCTTGGACTGAGGCGCTTATAAGTTCCTTCTTGCACCGAACCAATTGCTTTAGCTGAAGACCAACTTTCATCAGGAAAATCGCGATCGAACCAAAGCAAACCATTGTGGGCTTCGTTGAGATTTGAAACTACCCACGGTGTTGTACCTGTTGCCAGATCGATCGCGGGTGATGTAGATAAGGGATAGACAGCGCCCTCAACTACCACACGCGGATTTTGCCGACTCTTTTGCACCTCGATCGCGATCGTATTTCTCCCAGCTTGGAGGTGGCGAGTCAAGTCAACATAGGTCGTTAATTTCCAATCTTTAGCATTGGCAAGCTGAATCCAATCGTAACCCCGCGAACGGTAAGCAACGCTATCATTCGCCCTTTGAAAATCCTCCGAGAATCGACTTCCTAAGCCCAGAGAATGATAGAGAATATTTCTGTCTCTAGCGATCGCCCGTCCGTTAACATAAAGAATGAAATCGTTGTCGGCACTCAACCGCAACCAGGCTGCTTCGGGAACGTCATTCAGGAAAAAAGACCGACGCGCATAAAAACGGTAAGTTGGCGCTTGGGGTGCAATCCACTGTGTTTGGGCAGACCAAGCAACGCGATCGGCAGCAGCAGGGTTTTTATCCCAAACAGAAAAGCCTGATATGCCCAACAAAAAGCCCAAGATTATAACTAATCCGAGCGATAACCAACGGTTTAAACGATTCATTCTTGAGCCTCGCCAGAATCCTTCCAAGCTTTGTTGTCAATTGATTGGCGATACTGCTCCCAGGCTTTTTCAATCTTGCCATCATGGTAGCTCGCCCAAGAGTTATGCAGATATGCTTGCCCCAGTAAAGCCAAATTGCTTTGCTGGGGATACTCTTGCGTTTCAATAATTTGTCGCGCCACTGATGCCGAGCGATCGAATTCACCATTAGCGGCTCTAGCCAACATTAAGTCATAAAGCGCTTCAATATGAGCCGGAAAAATCTGCAATGCCCTTTCAAATCGCTCTATTGCTAATCCTGTCTGGTGGTTTGTGGGGCTATTCGGACCATTAAAATAAGTCACTCCTTGATTTAAGATACTTGTCGTGAGATACTCCCTCACTAAAAAGTTTTGAGGTTGCGTTGCCAATGCATTTTGAAAATACTCTTCAGCGCGGATGAAATCTTTGCGTCGATAGCTTTCTAATCCCTTGACAAATGCGATCGCATCTGAATCTAGCTGGTTAGCATAAAATCCGGCTTCTGCCTCACGTCGCAGAAATTCCGTGTCGCCTTGCAAGGGAGGATAACAAGTTTTTAAAATCTTGCTAAGAGTAACCACTGGACGATACTGACCTTGAGCATATAGCGTATCTATGTGGCGATCGATGAAATTGGGTAAAAGCATTGAGACAACTAGTAAGGCGATCGCAACTCCTGCCCAAGGCAAAAACTTAGCTATATCTGTTATCAAAGCGTTGAAACCCCGCTCTGCTAATCCTAAATAACAAGCCATTAAACCAATAACTAAACCAGCAACAGTAGCACTCCAACCACGACCGATGTAGGCAAAAAAATTGTTACTATAACCAAATCCTTCGACCCAAATTAGATCCCAGGATGACATTTGAAAAAAGCGACTATCTTTAATAGAAAAAGAAGCGATTGATTTGAGTGGATCGGGTTGGCTTAATGTTATATTCTGTTTCCACTGAGACTGAATTTTCGGAAAATTTCTTTGGACGTGATGAGTGGCTTCTACCCCTTGTTTGTAATAAGCCGCACTCAAAAAAGCCACGGTAGGCGACCAGGTAGTAATAAAGTAAGGAAAAAGTAGCACGGCAACTAAGCCGCTCCAGAACAGCATTCGAGCGGCGCGACTGCGACTAAACCAGAGTGCGATCGCCCCAGCTAAAAGCGCAAACAATAAAGCAATAACCCTACCTGCACTGGCGATCCTAAGATTAGTGTCAAATGCCTCTAAAGCTTCGGGAGGTAAACTATACCAAGGAGATTTTACCCCTAAAAATAAAGTAAAAGATGCAACCAAAAAAGTAAGTCTCGTGCGCTCAAACCAGTTATACCAAACCTCTTTTTTAACTTGATTTTGACTAATTATTCCTGTTTCAGTCACAGGTAATATATTAGTAAATCTGAGTCGAATGGTATTCAGGTAATAGAGCAAATTATTCATAAGAAGTCAGTGGCTAGTGGCTAGTGGCTGGTGGCTGGTGGCTAGATTTTCTCCCTTGTCTCCCTTGTCTTCCTTGTCCCCCTTGTCTTCAGTTTTGACTTCTGACTTCTAAGCGATCTCCTGGATTTATCCCTCTAGGAGAAAGTACAACCTGTTCCCCAGGCATCAAACCCGATATAATTTCTCGTTGATTGTCGAAAATTCTGCCCATTTGGACTGGTTTGACAACTGCTTGACCTGCCTCGGCAACCATCACCATGCCTTCGCCACCAGATAAATGAATGACTGCACTTTCTGGAATTGCTAAATTAGCTTTGTCCTTATTGAATTGAACGTATCCCTGCAAGCCAGCTGCCATTTGCAGATCGTCAACGGCAATCCAAACGGAGTAAGTATAGCGGCGATCGATCCCACCTTTAGGACGTTTGCCCGCACTAGTTAAAATGGTTGGGTTGAGTCGAATCACTTTCCCTTGGAAGGTGCGACCAGGATAAGACATCAAACGTATCGTCGCGAGATCTCCAACTTTAATCGCGTTGATTTGCGCTTGGTCGATATAAGCCCTAATCGCAAAATCTTTAGATATACTAACCAGCGGACGGCTAGCACGTACCCCTGCTAATTCACCGCGATCGATATTAACCCAACTAACTAAACCATCCATCGGTGCGTAAAGCACTGTATTGTGTAAATTTTTTAGCGCATTTTGTAGGGCTATTTTGTCGTTTTGCAGTTTCAGACGAGCATTCCCTAGTTCGTTATCGATCTCTTGTTGCGTGTGTGCTAGTTCTTGTTGAGCGCCAAGCAAGTTTTGTTGCAAAGTTGTATAAAAGTCTTGGCTACCGTAGAGCTGAATTTGGGCGTTAATCGTTTGCCGTTTGGTTGAATCTAAGTCTTTCTTCCGCGCTAAATAACTATCTTGAATGTCGTAGAGCTGAAATTTAGAAATAGCTCCTGCTTGGACTAAGGAATTCATTTGTTGCAGTTTCTTTTGAGCGATCGCCAGCCGATGCTGACCATCAGCAACTTGGTCTTTGAGTTCTTTATCAACCAAGGAATTCATATCTTGCACTTTAGTTGAGGCGATCGCCAGCCGATGTTTGGCAAGTTCGACATCAGTTTTTAGCTTGGCTAATTTCACTGGCGCTGACTTTTGTAAGTTCAGCAGAGCCATTTCCGAAATAGCGGCATTGTTACGGGCAGCATCAACGGCATTTTTATAGGGTTCTTGCTGGAACTGAACCAATGCCTGTCCTTTTCGTACCGACTGCCCTTCCTCAACGTAAACCTGTTCTACTGGTCCCGATACCTGTGGGCGGAGGTCTATTTTATGCAACGCCACCGACTCCCCAGGTGCAGCTACGTTATCCTCTAGAGTTTTTGGCGCTACGGCTACAGTTTTCACCGCGATCGGTTTACCCGTTAATCGTTGCAATGCTGGATAACCAATGCTAGAAGCGTAGATTTTCGACTCTGGATTTTTGGTCGCTGGCACGAGTACGGCGATCGATAGAACCGCCATAATCCCCAACGGCGCTGCTACTAGAGTTGTCAACACAGCACGAGAAAATAATGGATGAGAACGAATCATAATTTCACTGTTTGAGAGAGCGTCGGCACAGTATTAGCCAAGGCGGAGCTAAACACCTCTTGCCATAGAGGAACGATCCGCGACCAGCCAAACCGAACTTGAACATCTTGCAAGCCTCTTCGTCCTAATTGTTGAGCCAGATTGGGGTCAGCCAGTACTTTCAAAATGGCGGCTGCTAGCGCTTCAGGGTCTTTTTGGGGTACTAACAGACCAGTAACTCCAGAACGGATGACATCGCCAATGCCACCAACTGCACTAGCAATTACAGGCTTTTCATGTGCTAAGGCTTCTATCATCACGATTCCTAAGCCTTCGGTATCGCCTTTGCTATCGACAATGGCAGGTAGGACAAAGATATCGCAGGAAGCGTATGCATCTGCCAATTCTTCTTTGCTGACAAAACCGAGGAATTCTACCACTTGATCTAAACCCAATGTATGACACTGAGATTTAATCTCTGTTTCTAGGATTCCCTTACCAACCACCTTTAAGCACACGGGCTGCTGTTTTAAAATCAGTGTCAAAGCCTGCAAAAGATACCGCAATCCTTTACGTTCGTCCAATCTGCCAACAAAAAGTAATTGGGGAATCTCCCCTGCTGCACGTTGTTTGGGCGGTTTTGCTTCAATCGTCAAGCCGTAAGGAATTACGGTAACTGCGCCTGAATAAATTTTGCGTACCAATCCCAGCGTGAAAGAAGAATTGGCAGTGACGCTGTTTGCATGGGGCGTGAGCCAGCGCAGAATTGACGAGACAAAGCGAAATTTATTTGCCAGTAAAAGTTCGGCTCCGTGAAAACTGAACACCATCGGAATGCCGAGAATCTTACTAGCAGGGAATGCCATCAATCCGTGTGGAAAAGCCCAGTGAACGTGAAGTAGGGCTGGTTTTTCCTTGCAGCATACCAGAAACAACCTAATCGTACCCAGAAGGATGTAAAGAGCCGCAGCGAGTAAATAAAGCGGCTGTTTTTGCAACTTAGTCGGCGCTCCATCTCGGACGAGATTTTCAAACCGTTTGAAACAATAACGAAAACGATAAACTTTTATGCCATCTAGCATGTAGCTTTTACTACCTTCGTAGGCTGGGGCAAAAACCGAGAATGTCGTTTCCGCAGATTGACAGCGTAAAATTGCTTCTCGCACAAAGGCTCCGTGGTTGCCTTCTGCATTTTGAGGATATACCGAACTGATAACTAATATATGTTTGTTCATTGGAGAATGGGGAGTCGGGAATGAAGGGGAATTGTAGAGACGTTACATGTAACGTCTCTACATAAATTTATGTAACGTCTCTATATAAATTAAGAATTACTCGCTACGCGATCGCGATTAACTTGCATGTCGAAAGCTTCTTTACCAGCACGAAACCCAACATCAACTGCTTTGAACATCGCCGGAATGTATTGAAATGGTAAGAGCAAGCGATTTTCAATATGAAACCACCACCAAGTGCGGGAAAAGTTCATGGCGGATGTCACCAGCCGTCCGCGTCCAAATTTACTCTGACCGGAAAAACGTGGATGCCAAGGAGTAGCAACCTCTGTAATGTTATATCCCCAACCTGCTAAGATTGCCAAAAGGTAGCGATGGGTCACAACATCAAACGGTACTTTGGTGAGAATGTCGCGGCGCACGAGTTTGATCCAATTCATATCATGAATTTTCAAACCAAAGGACATCCGACAGGCAAGATTAGCAAATTTAGAAGCCATGACTTTGCCATCACCGCGTTGCTGTCGCCATCCGGCAACGCCGTCAACTCCTGGTACGCAAGCTTCTAATAATAAAGGTAAGTCACTCTGAAAATCAGATTCTAGATCGGCTTGTCCCCAAAATACCCATTCTGTATTAACGTGGGCGATCGCAGTTTTCCAAACTCCGGTAACACCGCGCTTTTGAGGATGTCGAATCGTTTTTAAATAAGCATATTGACAGCATAACTGTGTCAGAATTTGAGGAGTTTGATCTGTACTGCCATCGTCAATTAAAAGTACTGGCAGAGTAAAGCCTAGATTTTGAAAAGTGCGATCGAGCGTATAGAAAAGTTTTTCCAAATTACCTTCTTCATTCAAGCAAGGAATTACGATTGTGACGGAGTGACTTAAGGCGGGAGGTGCGAATAACATGCGGCAGAGAGAAATGTAAAAGTTTTGTTAAAAAACATCATGGCTGCGTAATGTATTGATTTAGTTCGGTAGAAGTACTTGAATCTTTATGTTTTTTGTTAAAGAATTTGTGAAGAGAAAGACAAGTTAGAGCAAAACTTAAAAAATAGTAAAAATTCTCTAGCGATCGCCATTAAATCTATGCCAATTTGTGTAATTTTACCGAGGTTCGGTTTTATTTTGAAACGCAAGTTGTTGTCAAAAAAATTTACTTTTACATAGAATCCGTAATTCAACATATTGAATTCTTAATTGCAGTGTAAACACATAAGTGTAGTCTGCACGCATCTCAGTAGCGATCGCTACAGATTTTTTGTCAAGCGTGTAAATTGCACGATTCCATAGTCATTTTAGAAAAACGATCGGTAATTGCACTGAATTTTTAGTCCAAATTAAACTCATCTATGCAGAATTCAGTTGCGATCGAAGTATATCTATTGAAAATAAATTCAGTGTTTGTCTTCAGGTAGTTTACAACCATCTCGGACAAGATAAATCTGTAGTAAATTCGACCTCTACCTCAAGACTGAAGTTTGGCACTACTAAAAAGGAGATTTCGAGAAAATATTATTTTGCTGCGGCTTCTCAGCTCAAATTTTGTCACGGTCTTGCTGAGAAAACCTCAGCTATGAGT
This window of the Chroococcidiopsis thermalis PCC 7203 genome carries:
- a CDS encoding tetratricopeptide repeat protein, whose protein sequence is MNNLLYYLNTIRLRFTNILPVTETGIISQNQVKKEVWYNWFERTRLTFLVASFTLFLGVKSPWYSLPPEALEAFDTNLRIASAGRVIALLFALLAGAIALWFSRSRAARMLFWSGLVAVLLFPYFITTWSPTVAFLSAAYYKQGVEATHHVQRNFPKIQSQWKQNITLSQPDPLKSIASFSIKDSRFFQMSSWDLIWVEGFGYSNNFFAYIGRGWSATVAGLVIGLMACYLGLAERGFNALITDIAKFLPWAGVAIALLVVSMLLPNFIDRHIDTLYAQGQYRPVVTLSKILKTCYPPLQGDTEFLRREAEAGFYANQLDSDAIAFVKGLESYRRKDFIRAEEYFQNALATQPQNFLVREYLTTSILNQGVTYFNGPNSPTNHQTGLAIERFERALQIFPAHIEALYDLMLARAANGEFDRSASVARQIIETQEYPQQSNLALLGQAYLHNSWASYHDGKIEKAWEQYRQSIDNKAWKDSGEAQE
- a CDS encoding efflux RND transporter periplasmic adaptor subunit encodes the protein MIRSHPLFSRAVLTTLVAAPLGIMAVLSIAVLVPATKNPESKIYASSIGYPALQRLTGKPIAVKTVAVAPKTLEDNVAAPGESVALHKIDLRPQVSGPVEQVYVEEGQSVRKGQALVQFQQEPYKNAVDAARNNAAISEMALLNLQKSAPVKLAKLKTDVELAKHRLAIASTKVQDMNSLVDKELKDQVADGQHRLAIAQKKLQQMNSLVQAGAISKFQLYDIQDSYLARKKDLDSTKRQTINAQIQLYGSQDFYTTLQQNLLGAQQELAHTQQEIDNELGNARLKLQNDKIALQNALKNLHNTVLYAPMDGLVSWVNIDRGELAGVRASRPLVSISKDFAIRAYIDQAQINAIKVGDLATIRLMSYPGRTFQGKVIRLNPTILTSAGKRPKGGIDRRYTYSVWIAVDDLQMAAGLQGYVQFNKDKANLAIPESAVIHLSGGEGMVMVAEAGQAVVKPVQMGRIFDNQREIISGLMPGEQVVLSPRGINPGDRLEVRSQN
- a CDS encoding glycosyltransferase family 2 protein, which codes for MLFAPPALSHSVTIVIPCLNEEGNLEKLFYTLDRTFQNLGFTLPVLLIDDGSTDQTPQILTQLCCQYAYLKTIRHPQKRGVTGVWKTAIAHVNTEWVFWGQADLESDFQSDLPLLLEACVPGVDGVAGWRQQRGDGKVMASKFANLACRMSFGLKIHDMNWIKLVRRDILTKVPFDVVTHRYLLAILAGWGYNITEVATPWHPRFSGQSKFGRGRLVTSAMNFSRTWWWFHIENRLLLPFQYIPAMFKAVDVGFRAGKEAFDMQVNRDRVASNS
- a CDS encoding glycosyltransferase family 4 protein — translated: MNKHILVISSVYPQNAEGNHGAFVREAILRCQSAETTFSVFAPAYEGSKSYMLDGIKVYRFRYCFKRFENLVRDGAPTKLQKQPLYLLAAALYILLGTIRLFLVCCKEKPALLHVHWAFPHGLMAFPASKILGIPMVFSFHGAELLLANKFRFVSSILRWLTPHANSVTANSSFTLGLVRKIYSGAVTVIPYGLTIEAKPPKQRAAGEIPQLLFVGRLDERKGLRYLLQALTLILKQQPVCLKVVGKGILETEIKSQCHTLGLDQVVEFLGFVSKEELADAYASCDIFVLPAIVDSKGDTEGLGIVMIEALAHEKPVIASAVGGIGDVIRSGVTGLLVPQKDPEALAAAILKVLADPNLAQQLGRRGLQDVQVRFGWSRIVPLWQEVFSSALANTVPTLSQTVKL